A window from Xyrauchen texanus isolate HMW12.3.18 unplaced genomic scaffold, RBS_HiC_50CHRs HiC_scaffold_590, whole genome shotgun sequence encodes these proteins:
- the LOC127642394 gene encoding troponin I, fast skeletal muscle-like, giving the protein MSEKKMTSSRRHNLKSTLLAIAKTLLEKEAAQLIKDKETYMAENCPALSLSGSLQDIQEFVKKLHQQIDKVDEERYDLEAKVHKAAKEIEDLKIKVVDLIGKFKKPALRKVRMSADQMLQALLGSKHKVSMDLRANLKQVKKEVKEEVPDVDWRKNIEDKAGMDGRKKMFEGEA; this is encoded by the exons AGTACATTGCTTGCCATTGCTAAGACTCTTCTGGAGAAAGAAGCTGCTCAACTCATTAAGGACAAGGAAACTTACATGGCAGAAAACTGCCCCGCTCTGTCCTTGTCCGGATCTCTACAGGATATACAG GAATTCGTCAAGAAACTGCACCAGCAAATCGACAAGGTGGATGAGGAGAGATACGACTTGGAGGCCAAAGTACATAAGGCAGCGAAAGAG ATTGAGGATCTGAAGATCAAGGTGGTGGACCTGATAGGCAAGTTCAAGAAACCCGCCCTGAGAAAAGTGCGTATGTCCGCTGATCAGATGCTTCAGGCTCTGCTCGGCTCCAAACACAAGGTGTCCATGGATCTGAGAGCCAACCTGAAACAAGTCAAGAAGGAGGTCAAAGAAGAG GTTCCAGACGTTGACTGGCGTAAGAACATTGAGGACAAGGCCGGTATGGATGGCAGGAAGAAGATGTTTGAGGGCGAGGCCTAA